The following proteins are encoded in a genomic region of Haloarcula marina:
- a CDS encoding 2Fe-2S iron-sulfur cluster-binding protein, protein MTDYTVEFVGTGEEITVSDKQTILSRCIEEGIAQEYSCRVGMCLACSAEIVEGDVVQPAARGLTDAEREKYALTCMARPASDLRLDRGKYPPSIEADAVADGDAAAADD, encoded by the coding sequence ATGACCGACTACACCGTCGAGTTCGTCGGGACCGGCGAGGAGATTACGGTCTCCGACAAGCAGACGATTCTCTCTCGCTGCATCGAGGAAGGCATCGCGCAGGAGTACTCCTGTCGCGTGGGGATGTGTCTCGCCTGCTCCGCCGAAATCGTCGAGGGCGACGTGGTCCAACCGGCCGCGCGCGGCCTGACCGACGCGGAACGCGAGAAGTACGCGCTGACCTGCATGGCGCGTCCGGCCTCGGACCTCCGCCTCGACCGAGGGAAGTATCCGCCGAGCATCGAGGCCGACGCCGTCGCCGACGGCGACGCCGCCGCGGCCGACGACTGA
- a CDS encoding geranylgeranyl reductase family protein produces MTTHEYDVAVVGAGTSGCYAAATLADAGYDVVVVERKDAEEAGHIACGDALKGASDFPEAIPKSQLESAFTNTDVDHGRFEIPQEDTVLEIPVPGELAVIDRWEYGRCLIDGADSAGATFHYDTVVQDVSQDESGEVTGLSAIRKGDHVTYEAEMVIDAAGSLSLLQDKVDFEDATFDTNVRYSQFCSAYREIVEVEEPVEWDDALVFKPTERSAGYLWYFPRTETEINVGLGFQMNEEPMELVEDLRADLQDREEFDGAEVTDKLGAALPTRRPYDSAVAPGYMAVGDAAGHVNPTTGGGIAGAAYAGKYAAEQAIEAIEDGRTDDESALWEYNVNVMDHFGARYAALDVYNIFTTAYDVDDLMALLAALPGEKLAEALYGGSTSIGLALKAKMAVKSFGHWGTIYDLYQTKNLADRLLDHYESYPSDPSGFDAWQRERDAIMDDIYELTGAEPKY; encoded by the coding sequence ATGACCACACACGAGTACGACGTTGCCGTCGTGGGCGCGGGAACGTCGGGCTGTTACGCCGCCGCGACGCTCGCCGACGCGGGCTACGACGTCGTCGTCGTCGAACGAAAGGACGCCGAGGAGGCGGGCCACATCGCCTGCGGGGACGCCCTGAAAGGTGCGAGCGACTTCCCCGAAGCGATTCCGAAGTCCCAACTCGAATCCGCGTTCACGAACACGGACGTCGACCACGGCCGCTTCGAGATTCCCCAAGAGGACACCGTGCTGGAGATTCCGGTGCCCGGAGAACTCGCCGTCATCGACCGCTGGGAGTACGGTCGCTGTCTCATCGACGGGGCGGACTCGGCGGGCGCGACGTTCCACTACGACACCGTCGTCCAAGACGTGTCGCAGGACGAGTCGGGCGAAGTCACGGGCCTCTCGGCCATCCGGAAGGGCGACCACGTCACCTACGAGGCGGAGATGGTCATCGACGCCGCGGGGTCGCTCTCGCTGTTGCAGGACAAAGTCGACTTCGAGGACGCCACCTTCGATACGAACGTCCGCTACTCGCAGTTCTGTTCGGCCTACCGGGAAATCGTCGAAGTCGAGGAACCGGTCGAGTGGGACGACGCCCTCGTGTTCAAGCCCACCGAGCGCTCTGCGGGCTACCTCTGGTACTTCCCGCGCACGGAGACGGAGATAAACGTCGGCCTCGGCTTCCAGATGAACGAGGAACCGATGGAACTCGTCGAGGACCTGCGAGCGGACCTCCAAGACCGCGAGGAGTTCGACGGCGCCGAAGTGACGGACAAACTCGGCGCGGCCCTCCCCACTCGCCGACCCTACGACTCCGCCGTCGCCCCCGGCTACATGGCCGTCGGCGACGCGGCGGGCCACGTCAACCCCACCACCGGCGGCGGTATCGCCGGGGCGGCCTACGCGGGCAAGTACGCCGCCGAGCAGGCCATCGAGGCAATCGAGGACGGCCGGACCGACGACGAGAGCGCGCTCTGGGAGTACAACGTCAACGTGATGGACCACTTCGGCGCGCGCTACGCCGCGCTTGACGTGTACAACATCTTCACGACGGCCTACGACGTGGACGACCTGATGGCGCTGCTGGCCGCGCTGCCGGGCGAGAAACTCGCCGAGGCGCTGTACGGCGGGTCCACGAGTATCGGCCTCGCCCTCAAAGCGAAGATGGCGGTAAAGAGCTTCGGCCACTGGGGCACCATCTACGACCTCTACCAGACGAAGAATCTCGCCGACCGACTGCTGGACCACTACGAGTCCTATCCGAGCGACCCCAGCGGATTCGACGCGTGGCAGCGCGAACGGGACGCCATCATGGACGACATCTACGAACTCACCGGCGCAGAGCCGAAGTACTGA
- a CDS encoding amidohydrolase encodes MDADRRDRLVALRRDLHRHPEPAWCEFYTTSRIVEEVERIGVDDLLVGPEILDGEARMAVPDDDVLAEWHERAREAGAREDVLDACAGGFTGALATIERGDGPTVALRVDIDALPITESDATTHVPADAGFRSENVGFMHACGHDAHATFGIGVLEAVVDSDFSGTFKLLFQPAEEVIGGGKAVAESGVLDDVDRLLAVHVGLDHPTGEVVAGVDGFLAVRQFEVTFTGESAHAGASPGSGRDAVQALATAVQNLHAIRRHEDGATRVNTGVVEGGTATNIVPESARIAGEVRGETTRLKEYMSDRADTVVEHAAAMHDCEAEIRTTAEAPSAESDAELADIVYDVAGGVTGVTSRLHRDDLGGSEDATYLMDRVQERGGLAAYVGVGTDHPGGHHTPTFDVDEASLDIGIAVLAETIARCW; translated from the coding sequence ATGGATGCGGACCGACGCGACCGTCTCGTAGCACTGCGCCGTGACCTCCACCGCCACCCCGAACCGGCGTGGTGCGAGTTCTACACCACCAGTCGCATCGTCGAGGAAGTCGAGCGAATCGGCGTGGACGACCTGCTGGTCGGCCCGGAGATACTGGACGGCGAGGCCCGGATGGCGGTCCCCGACGACGACGTGCTCGCCGAGTGGCACGAACGCGCCCGCGAGGCGGGCGCGCGAGAAGACGTACTTGACGCGTGTGCTGGCGGGTTCACCGGCGCGCTCGCGACCATCGAACGCGGCGACGGGCCGACCGTGGCCCTGCGAGTCGACATCGACGCCCTGCCCATCACCGAGTCGGACGCGACCACGCACGTCCCCGCCGACGCGGGCTTTCGCTCCGAGAACGTGGGGTTCATGCACGCCTGCGGGCACGACGCGCACGCGACGTTCGGTATCGGCGTCCTCGAAGCCGTCGTCGACAGCGACTTCTCGGGGACGTTCAAACTCCTGTTCCAACCGGCAGAGGAGGTCATCGGCGGCGGGAAGGCCGTCGCCGAGAGCGGCGTGCTGGACGACGTAGACCGGTTACTGGCCGTCCACGTGGGACTCGACCACCCGACCGGCGAAGTCGTCGCAGGGGTCGACGGGTTCCTCGCGGTCCGGCAGTTCGAAGTGACCTTCACCGGCGAGTCCGCCCACGCGGGCGCGAGTCCGGGGTCCGGCCGGGACGCGGTGCAGGCCCTCGCGACGGCCGTCCAGAACCTCCACGCCATCCGGCGGCACGAGGACGGCGCGACGCGAGTCAATACGGGCGTCGTCGAAGGCGGGACGGCAACCAACATCGTCCCCGAATCGGCCCGCATCGCGGGCGAAGTGCGCGGCGAGACCACACGCCTGAAAGAGTACATGAGCGACCGGGCCGACACCGTCGTCGAACACGCGGCGGCGATGCACGACTGCGAAGCCGAGATTCGAACGACGGCCGAAGCACCCAGCGCCGAGAGCGACGCGGAATTGGCAGACATCGTCTACGACGTGGCCGGAGGCGTGACGGGCGTCACCTCGCGACTGCACCGCGACGACCTCGGCGGGAGCGAGGACGCGACCTACCTCATGGACCGCGTCCAAGAGCGGGGCGGCCTCGCAGCGTACGTCGGCGTCGGCACGGACCACCCCGGCGGCCACCACACGCCGACGTTCGACGTGGACGAGGCGTCGCTGGACATCGGTATCGCAGTCCTCGCCGAGACGATTGCCCGCTGTTGGTGA
- a CDS encoding uS10/mL48 family ribosomal protein: MPFVTTLTLTSGDRHRLDDVVADIKDRAERKGVQLKGPRQDEPEKLHVPQSKSLGPDGGRFDPWEYTVFTRSLDIVGYDEFARSVAGEGLPPGMHLEVSVERKTPPGSGS, from the coding sequence ATGCCCTTCGTCACGACCCTGACACTCACGAGTGGGGACCGACACCGCCTCGACGACGTCGTGGCGGACATCAAAGACCGCGCCGAGCGCAAAGGCGTCCAACTGAAAGGACCCCGGCAGGACGAACCCGAGAAACTGCACGTCCCGCAGTCGAAGTCGCTGGGACCCGATGGCGGCCGCTTCGACCCGTGGGAGTACACCGTCTTCACGCGCTCGCTAGACATCGTCGGCTACGACGAGTTCGCCCGGAGCGTCGCCGGTGAAGGCCTCCCGCCCGGAATGCACCTCGAAGTGAGCGTCGAGCGAAAGACACCGCCGGGGAGCGGGTCATAA
- a CDS encoding bis(5'-nucleosyl)-tetraphosphatase — protein sequence MIEATSAGAILFRDTRGRREYLLLKSRPGDWEFPKGGVEGDEELQQTAIREVKEEAGIGDFRLLDGFRKDYDYVFEANGNTIHKTVHLFIAKSFEASAELSTEHRDLQWRDYDQAVNTVTQDGPREILKDAHDFLDEELEDEEE from the coding sequence ATGATAGAGGCCACGAGCGCGGGAGCCATCCTCTTTCGCGATACGCGTGGCCGGCGGGAGTACCTCCTGCTCAAGAGCCGACCCGGCGATTGGGAATTCCCCAAGGGCGGCGTCGAGGGCGACGAGGAACTCCAGCAGACCGCCATCCGCGAAGTGAAAGAGGAGGCCGGAATCGGTGATTTCCGGCTCTTAGACGGTTTCCGCAAAGACTACGACTACGTCTTCGAGGCGAACGGCAACACCATCCACAAGACGGTGCACCTGTTCATCGCAAAGTCCTTCGAAGCGTCCGCAGAGCTATCGACCGAACACCGCGACCTGCAGTGGCGCGACTACGACCAGGCAGTCAACACCGTCACGCAGGACGGGCCGCGCGAGATACTGAAAGACGCCCACGATTTCCTCGACGAGGAGTTAGAGGACGAGGAAGAGTGA
- a CDS encoding DUF4013 domain-containing protein: protein MQGESWIGRMLIGGVVLFLSFLIVPIFAFNGYLLRVIGSTVQGDPEPPAWEDWGGLIVDGIKVTIVGFVYAIVPTVVIVGGGAVFLGLGSAAGGDGGGLLAGFGLLSILLLIPVLFLVYYIVPAALANMAVEGSLGAAFDFNMLKNVVLTSDYFVAVLMPIVVGVILNIINQILAFTIIGLLLVPFTTFYGQVAVFRMFGLAFEKHAGQTGQQSTGTATTV from the coding sequence ATGCAGGGTGAAAGTTGGATCGGGCGAATGCTAATCGGCGGCGTCGTGCTGTTCCTGTCGTTCCTCATCGTGCCGATTTTCGCGTTCAACGGCTATCTGCTCCGCGTCATCGGGTCGACGGTTCAGGGTGACCCGGAACCCCCGGCGTGGGAAGATTGGGGTGGGCTCATTGTCGACGGTATCAAAGTGACAATCGTAGGCTTCGTCTACGCCATCGTCCCGACCGTTGTCATCGTCGGCGGCGGCGCCGTCTTCCTCGGTCTGGGGAGTGCGGCAGGCGGCGACGGCGGTGGCCTCCTCGCCGGATTCGGCCTGCTGAGCATCCTCCTCCTGATTCCGGTGTTGTTCCTCGTCTACTACATCGTTCCCGCAGCCCTCGCGAACATGGCCGTCGAGGGGAGTCTCGGTGCGGCGTTCGACTTCAACATGCTGAAGAACGTCGTCCTGACGAGCGACTACTTCGTCGCGGTGCTGATGCCCATCGTCGTCGGCGTCATCCTCAACATCATCAACCAGATTCTCGCGTTCACCATTATCGGCCTCCTCTTGGTCCCATTCACGACGTTCTACGGGCAGGTTGCGGTGTTCCGGATGTTCGGACTCGCCTTCGAAAAACACGCGGGCCAGACCGGACAGCAGTCCACCGGCACCGCCACGACGGTCTGA
- a CDS encoding DUF5787 family protein: MPSTTSEFAFELCVCQWAEREWVPERGDSAVVVARQLGTKYRRWDTVVLECDPEGLRERATFGADSFDSDLLHVLRHAPADWTYYRDALPDPGYPWRYVRESIHEAADRDALRTRKRGNRIEIRRRTAYPEWVRRIVAVENKPDLTASAARDLAGQLERDVALGLADEVWVATATTGERVEPILLADLPAEVGVLTVDTDAGTAASAWEPRTLAASGPGTRILERPDDGVSAARFEYADPEWKREKRLAIAERAYERGWRAYAGTMRPDCRHFELRADETGVYPYCAAKDRVPTQSECRGACAAFEPEPPVWRGRGWPIEGGPGRRIKRLLDTRRRRRRPGLPER; encoded by the coding sequence GTGCCCAGCACCACCTCCGAGTTCGCCTTCGAACTGTGCGTCTGTCAGTGGGCCGAACGGGAGTGGGTCCCCGAGCGTGGCGATTCGGCCGTCGTCGTCGCCCGTCAACTCGGGACGAAGTACCGCCGATGGGACACCGTCGTCCTCGAATGCGACCCCGAGGGACTCCGAGAGCGGGCGACGTTCGGCGCGGACTCGTTCGACTCCGACCTGTTGCACGTCCTCCGACACGCGCCCGCCGACTGGACGTACTACCGCGACGCCCTGCCGGACCCCGGCTATCCGTGGCGGTACGTCCGCGAGTCCATCCACGAGGCGGCCGACCGCGACGCCCTCCGGACGCGCAAGCGCGGCAACCGAATCGAGATTCGACGGCGCACGGCCTACCCCGAGTGGGTCCGCCGAATCGTCGCCGTCGAGAACAAACCCGATTTGACGGCGAGCGCGGCGCGTGACCTCGCGGGGCAACTGGAACGGGACGTGGCGCTCGGACTGGCCGACGAGGTGTGGGTGGCGACGGCGACGACCGGCGAGCGCGTCGAACCGATTCTGCTCGCGGACCTGCCTGCGGAGGTGGGCGTCCTGACCGTCGACACCGACGCGGGGACGGCCGCGTCGGCGTGGGAACCGCGGACCCTCGCCGCGTCTGGACCGGGCACGCGCATCCTCGAACGACCCGACGACGGCGTGAGCGCGGCCCGCTTCGAGTACGCCGACCCCGAGTGGAAACGGGAGAAGCGGCTGGCAATCGCCGAGCGAGCGTACGAGCGCGGATGGCGCGCGTACGCGGGGACGATGCGCCCCGACTGTCGACACTTCGAACTCCGGGCGGACGAGACGGGGGTGTACCCGTACTGTGCGGCGAAAGACCGCGTGCCGACCCAGAGCGAGTGTCGCGGGGCATGCGCGGCGTTCGAACCCGAACCGCCGGTCTGGCGCGGCCGCGGGTGGCCTATCGAGGGTGGGCCGGGCCGCAGAATCAAACGGTTGCTCGACACGCGGCGTCGCAGGCGACGGCCGGGATTGCCGGAGCGATAG
- a CDS encoding DUF5797 family protein — protein MTLSEEARERLADIVAHQPTKNGELQDLWDMDSGSEVHQYLESELKEYYYRNENSLICATPEATTLIDGEDSDRVQTMTVTPLQSVIVEVIAGPDDDSQSVVSVLHALRAAGEDPEVGEVRSALRGLADKGLVETIQRTVPTFRLAVAREDVDVEVTES, from the coding sequence ATGACCCTCTCGGAGGAGGCCCGCGAGCGACTCGCCGACATCGTCGCCCACCAACCGACCAAGAACGGCGAGTTACAGGACCTGTGGGACATGGACAGCGGCAGCGAGGTCCACCAGTACCTCGAATCGGAACTGAAAGAGTACTACTACCGGAACGAGAACAGCCTCATCTGCGCGACGCCCGAAGCGACGACGCTCATCGACGGTGAGGACTCGGACCGAGTCCAGACCATGACGGTCACGCCGCTACAGAGCGTTATCGTCGAGGTGATTGCTGGCCCGGACGACGACAGTCAGAGCGTCGTCTCGGTGCTGCACGCGCTCAGAGCGGCGGGCGAGGACCCCGAGGTCGGCGAAGTCCGTTCGGCTCTCCGCGGCCTCGCGGATAAGGGCCTCGTCGAGACGATTCAGCGGACCGTGCCGACGTTCAGGCTCGCCGTCGCCCGCGAGGACGTGGACGTGGAAGTGACAGAGTCGTAG
- a CDS encoding ABC transporter ATP-binding protein, translated as MTATDLHPVELAPPLQLSDVTKRYDSGAGGEVVAVVGPSGSGKSTMLNVLGLLDDPTSGRVELRGQSTTGLTEAQRTDARRESLGFVFQDFHLLPTLTAVENVRLPTAFLPGDATGRARDLLERVGLGDRLDHTPDELSGGQKQRVAIARALINEPDVLLADEPTGNLDRETGTAILEEIRRIADESAVGVVAVTHDDLVTEYADRTVELVDGVIQRE; from the coding sequence ATGACGGCGACGGACCTGCACCCGGTCGAACTCGCCCCGCCGCTCCAACTGAGCGACGTGACAAAGCGCTACGACAGCGGCGCGGGCGGCGAAGTGGTCGCCGTCGTCGGACCGAGCGGAAGCGGCAAGAGCACGATGCTCAACGTCCTCGGACTGCTCGACGACCCCACCAGCGGGCGCGTGGAACTCCGCGGGCAATCGACCACCGGATTGACCGAGGCCCAGCGAACCGACGCCCGCCGCGAGTCGCTGGGGTTCGTCTTTCAGGACTTCCACCTCCTGCCGACGCTGACCGCCGTCGAGAACGTTCGATTGCCGACGGCGTTCCTCCCGGGCGACGCCACCGGTCGGGCGCGCGATTTGTTGGAACGGGTCGGCCTCGGCGACCGACTGGACCACACGCCGGACGAGTTGTCCGGCGGGCAGAAACAGCGCGTCGCCATCGCGCGGGCGCTCATCAACGAACCCGACGTGTTACTGGCCGACGAACCGACCGGCAACTTGGACCGGGAGACGGGAACTGCTATCTTGGAGGAGATTCGCCGCATCGCCGACGAATCTGCGGTGGGCGTCGTCGCCGTCACGCACGACGACTTGGTGACCGAGTACGCCGACCGAACCGTCGAACTCGTCGACGGGGTGATTCAGCGTGAGTGA
- a CDS encoding ABC transporter permease: MSDAEHRFPALSLARRNLSRQRLRAALAALGIVIGVFAVVTLGLLGNSLSAAATEELGGLGNQIIVSPGEGGPESLDSRDLAAIQRAADGRGTVVPLKATGGSVSASGGQTVAQVYGTDSPQALFGNGSGVVPAFHRQGAIVGSEVAADLSLRPGSTITVEQNEYRVVSVLPEVDSISPLQADSAVILPPSEFAASGYSQVVVQADSAADARAIADGIDRRLNARQERVSVFSLTSVLDRISEFFDLLNGFLLAVAGVSLVVAGVSIFNVMLMTVSERRGEIGVLRAVGIHRRQVLRTLLVEATLLGVVGGAVGALLGVTAVVVTATQTELPLWAVLLPGNAVVPLGAFAFGVVVALVGGLYPAYRAAWEPPVEALRG, from the coding sequence GTGAGTGACGCCGAACACCGGTTCCCGGCGCTCTCGCTCGCCCGGCGCAACCTCTCCCGCCAGCGACTGCGGGCCGCGCTGGCGGCGCTCGGCATCGTCATCGGCGTCTTCGCTGTCGTCACACTCGGACTGCTCGGCAACTCGCTGAGCGCCGCGGCGACGGAGGAACTCGGCGGCCTCGGCAATCAGATCATCGTCAGCCCCGGCGAGGGCGGCCCGGAGTCGCTGGACTCGCGCGACTTGGCGGCGATTCAGCGAGCCGCCGACGGCCGCGGGACGGTCGTCCCGCTCAAGGCGACGGGCGGGTCGGTCAGCGCGAGCGGCGGACAGACCGTCGCGCAAGTGTACGGGACCGATAGCCCGCAGGCGTTGTTCGGCAACGGCAGCGGCGTCGTCCCGGCGTTCCACAGGCAAGGTGCTATCGTCGGGTCCGAGGTGGCCGCCGACCTCTCGCTCCGTCCGGGGAGCACCATCACCGTCGAACAGAACGAGTACCGCGTCGTCAGCGTCCTGCCCGAGGTGGACAGCATCTCGCCCCTCCAAGCCGATTCGGCGGTCATCCTCCCGCCGAGCGAGTTCGCCGCGTCGGGCTACTCGCAGGTGGTGGTCCAAGCCGACTCGGCGGCCGACGCGCGGGCCATCGCGGACGGCATCGACCGGCGACTGAACGCCCGGCAGGAGCGGGTCAGCGTCTTCTCGCTGACGAGCGTCCTCGACAGAATCTCGGAGTTCTTCGACCTGCTGAACGGCTTCCTGCTCGCGGTGGCGGGCGTCTCGCTGGTCGTCGCTGGCGTCAGCATCTTCAACGTCATGTTGATGACCGTCTCGGAGCGACGGGGCGAAATCGGCGTCCTTCGGGCGGTGGGCATCCACCGCCGACAGGTCCTCCGAACCCTGCTCGTCGAGGCGACGCTACTGGGGGTGGTCGGCGGGGCCGTCGGCGCACTCCTGGGCGTCACGGCCGTCGTCGTCACGGCGACGCAGACGGAACTCCCGCTGTGGGCCGTCCTCCTGCCCGGCAACGCCGTCGTCCCGCTGGGCGCGTTCGCCTTCGGCGTCGTCGTGGCGCTCGTCGGCGGCCTGTATCCGGCCTACCGGGCGGCGTGGGAGCCGCCGGTCGAAGCGCTCCGGGGGTAA
- a CDS encoding Mut7-C RNAse domain-containing protein, with translation MSEPEMRDPLLLDAMLGKLATYLRMCGYDAAYALDRDAEADEDVLALVRTEGRRLVTRDERLARDAPDAVLLTEREVADQLRELAAAGFPLELSEEPRHCGTCNAPLERVDRTEPTPDYAPNPGEEPVWRCRDCGQHFWRGSHWEDVADTIADL, from the coding sequence ATGAGTGAACCGGAGATGCGGGACCCGCTCCTGCTCGACGCGATGCTGGGTAAACTGGCGACGTACCTCCGGATGTGCGGCTACGACGCGGCCTACGCTCTGGACCGCGACGCGGAAGCCGACGAGGACGTGCTGGCGCTCGTCAGAACCGAGGGTCGTCGCCTCGTCACGCGGGACGAGCGACTCGCCCGCGACGCGCCGGACGCGGTCCTCCTGACCGAACGCGAGGTGGCCGACCAGTTGCGCGAACTCGCCGCGGCGGGCTTTCCGCTCGAACTCTCCGAGGAACCGCGCCACTGCGGGACCTGTAACGCGCCGCTCGAACGCGTCGACCGGACGGAACCGACGCCCGACTACGCGCCGAACCCCGGCGAGGAACCGGTCTGGCGGTGCCGAGACTGCGGCCAACACTTCTGGCGTGGGAGCCACTGGGAGGACGTGGCCGACACCATCGCGGACCTCTGA
- the polX gene encoding DNA polymerase/3'-5' exonuclease PolX, translating to MSRNDEIATRLEEFADLLDAKGVEYKPQAYRRAAENIRDYPGAVEGLAADGADAVGEIEGVGDAISSKVVEYFETGEIAELAELRADLPVDMEALTAVEGVGPKSVGKLYEALEITTLDELEAAAEAGEIQTVSGFGAKTEQNILDNIDFAREAHARTLLGEARPYGERVESYMADVEGVEKYALGGSLRRWRATIGDVDVLVGSEAAEAVVAAFTDWPDVDRVIEAGETKASVMAGGVRVDLRVVVPEEFGAALQYFTGSKDHNVAVRNRAIERDLKVNEYGVFDVSGVEDDDQRAGERLAGATEEGVYEALGMTWMPPELRENRGEVEAAVDDDLPDLLEEDEIRGDLHTHTEWSDGGNTVAEMVAGAAEFGHDYIAISDHATGPGMVGGVGVPDEELWEQLEEVRSVAEDADIDVFTGVEANIGEDGAISVADDLLAELDVVVASPHAALDGDGTDRLVAAAEHPDVNVIGHPTGRYLNRRPGLDVDVERLADVAAANGTALEVNASPARLDLSGSGVKQAIEAGATIVIDTDAHSPGNFAQIRYGVHTARRGWAETADVLNARDADGVREFLDE from the coding sequence ATGAGCCGAAACGACGAAATCGCGACGCGACTGGAGGAGTTCGCCGACCTGCTCGACGCGAAGGGCGTCGAGTACAAACCGCAGGCCTACCGCCGCGCGGCCGAGAACATCCGTGACTATCCCGGGGCCGTCGAAGGCCTCGCCGCGGATGGCGCGGACGCCGTCGGTGAAATCGAGGGGGTCGGCGACGCCATCTCCTCGAAAGTCGTCGAGTACTTCGAGACGGGCGAAATCGCGGAGTTAGCGGAACTGCGCGCCGACCTACCCGTCGACATGGAAGCGCTGACCGCCGTCGAGGGCGTCGGCCCCAAGTCGGTCGGGAAACTGTACGAAGCGCTCGAAATCACCACGCTCGACGAACTCGAAGCGGCCGCAGAGGCTGGCGAGATACAGACGGTGTCGGGATTCGGTGCGAAGACGGAACAGAACATCCTCGACAACATCGACTTCGCCCGCGAGGCCCACGCGCGGACGCTACTCGGTGAGGCACGACCCTACGGCGAACGCGTCGAATCGTACATGGCCGACGTGGAAGGGGTCGAGAAGTACGCGCTCGGCGGGTCGCTCCGACGGTGGCGCGCGACCATCGGCGACGTGGACGTACTGGTCGGGAGCGAGGCCGCCGAGGCCGTCGTCGCGGCGTTCACCGACTGGCCCGACGTGGACCGCGTCATCGAGGCGGGCGAGACGAAAGCCAGCGTGATGGCGGGCGGGGTGCGGGTCGACCTCCGCGTGGTCGTCCCCGAGGAGTTCGGGGCCGCACTTCAGTACTTCACCGGGAGCAAGGACCACAACGTCGCCGTCCGCAACCGGGCCATCGAGCGCGACCTGAAGGTTAACGAGTACGGCGTCTTCGACGTTTCGGGCGTCGAAGACGACGACCAGCGGGCGGGCGAGCGACTCGCGGGCGCGACGGAGGAAGGCGTCTACGAGGCGCTGGGCATGACGTGGATGCCGCCCGAACTGCGGGAGAACCGCGGCGAAGTCGAGGCGGCCGTCGACGACGACCTGCCGGACTTGCTCGAAGAAGACGAGATACGCGGCGACCTGCACACGCACACAGAGTGGTCCGACGGCGGCAACACCGTCGCGGAGATGGTCGCCGGTGCGGCCGAGTTCGGCCACGATTACATCGCTATCAGCGACCACGCGACGGGGCCGGGAATGGTCGGTGGGGTGGGGGTCCCCGACGAGGAGTTGTGGGAGCAACTCGAAGAGGTTCGGTCGGTCGCCGAGGACGCCGACATCGACGTGTTCACCGGCGTCGAGGCCAACATCGGCGAGGACGGCGCTATCTCCGTCGCCGACGACTTGCTCGCCGAACTCGACGTGGTGGTCGCGTCGCCCCACGCCGCGCTCGACGGCGACGGGACCGACCGTCTCGTCGCCGCCGCCGAACACCCGGACGTGAACGTCATCGGCCACCCGACCGGTCGCTACCTGAACCGTCGTCCCGGCCTCGATGTCGACGTGGAACGACTGGCGGACGTGGCCGCCGCGAACGGCACGGCGCTCGAAGTGAACGCCAGTCCCGCGCGGCTGGACCTGAGCGGCAGCGGCGTCAAGCAGGCCATCGAGGCCGGTGCGACCATCGTCATCGACACCGACGCCCACAGCCCCGGCAACTTCGCGCAGATTCGCTACGGTGTCCACACCGCCCGACGCGGCTGGGCGGAGACGGCGGACGTGTTGAACGCGCGCGACGCCGACGGCGTCAGGGAGTTCCTCGATGAGTGA
- a CDS encoding DUF5788 family protein codes for MQEFERKQLLERIEREGATVGAAIPDEITVQGDEIDLQSFVFEIKRRDTIPRGKRERVDEAKKNLRRERIERKELIAEGDISFEEGEELANAIIGIDRALNALEQLGPANLEAEAKAQETADTKRWMKFLQKALGHQDADSGTGRAGRGR; via the coding sequence GTGCAAGAGTTCGAGCGCAAACAGTTGTTGGAGCGCATCGAACGGGAGGGCGCGACCGTGGGCGCGGCGATTCCCGACGAGATTACCGTGCAGGGCGACGAAATCGACCTCCAGTCGTTCGTGTTCGAAATCAAGCGCCGGGACACGATTCCGCGCGGCAAGCGCGAACGAGTCGACGAGGCGAAGAAGAACCTGCGACGCGAGCGCATCGAGCGCAAGGAACTGATAGCGGAGGGAGACATCTCCTTCGAGGAGGGCGAGGAACTCGCCAACGCCATCATCGGTATCGACCGGGCGTTGAACGCGCTGGAACAGCTCGGTCCCGCCAACCTCGAAGCGGAGGCGAAAGCCCAAGAGACGGCCGACACGAAGCGGTGGATGAAGTTCCTGCAGAAGGCGCTGGGCCACCAGGACGCGGACTCCGGCACGGGTCGTGCCGGGCGCGGGAGATAG